The Chitinivibrio alkaliphilus ACht1 DNA segment TGCTGTATTGACTATACGCTTCGTATCACGATCCATAATACAAAGAATTGCTCTTCTTTCCACATCAATAGATAGTATTTCCGGTGGAGATATTGCGGTATCTATTGACGATAGTGGAAAAAAAGATGAAATTGGTATAATGATATCTTCAGTAAAGGCGATGCAGGCCGCCTTACAGGAAAAATCACGCTGTATTGAAGCTCTCTCTGCGGGAGACTGGTCAGTTTCGGCACCCTTTGCTTCTCAGGATGATAGGGTGAGTAAATCCCTTGAGACATTAATTCAGAGTATGAGGGCTCTTTTTGAGGATATTCAAAGTTCTGCAGATACTGTACAAAGCGGCTCTGCGCAGATATCGGAAGCCTCGCAGGATCTCAGCGAAGGAGCCACCAATTCTGCTGCGAACATTGAAGAGATAAATTCATCCATCACAGAGATTGGTTCCCAGGCCAAAACAAATGCGGAAAATGGAGAAAAAGCACGCAGTATTGCAGAAGATACCAATACAAAAGCCCAAGAGGGAAGCAGCTGGATGAATGATATGGTCTCCTCCATGGAAGAGATAGAAATCTCCAGTGAGAAAATACGAAAAGTAACAAAGATTATCGAAGATATTGCCTTTCAGACTAATCTTCTTGCCCTTAATGCTGCCGTGGAAGCAGCCCGTGCAGGGCAGCATGGCAAGGGGTTTGCCGTGGTTGCCGAGGAAGTGCGAAGCCTCGCTTCACGCAGTGGAAAAGCGGCCCGTGAAACCCGTGAGCTTATAGAAAGCTCTGGAGAAAAGGTTCGTGGAGGGAGTGAGATAGCAGAGAAAACATCTACCATGCTTGACGAGATCGTAACAGGGGTAGGAGAGCTTTCTCAGGTTATTGGAAAAATATCTGAAGCATCGAAGGAACAGTCTACGGGGGTTGAGGAGATTGGGGCATCTCTGCATGATGTAGATGATATTGTCCAGCAGAATGCGGCCAGCTCTGAAGAGACCGCTTCTGCAGCACAGGAGCTATCTTCTCAGGCAGAGGAGCTAAAGGCCTTGGTGGGTAAATTTATCTTACGCCGTGGGGAGTAGATACATGTCTACCCTTATGTTGAAGTGGGATGATTCATTTTGTGTAGGCGATGTATTTATTGATTCTGAACATCAGATTCTCTTTACCCTTGCCCAGCACCTCCGTGAACAAGAGGGGCGCCTCACGGCTGAACAAGTTAAGCAGTATGTTCAGCTCATATTGGAGTATACGCAGGTGCACTTTCGTCATGAAGAAGATTTATTACGGCAGATTGAGTGGGAGCATATAAAGGAGCATCGAAAAACACATCGTCATATCATTGATACTATGAAGGAGTTGATTCGTACGAACCGGGATATACGAGTGCTTCAAGAAAAAATGCGGGCTTTTGTAAATGCTTGGGTGCTGGAACATATCGTACAAAAAGACAGCCTTTTTAAGCAATCTCTTATCGAGAAGCGTGGTTTTTTCACTTTGTAAACAAAATAGCGGTGTTTTCTTTTTGCGGGGAAGTATGTATTTTGCTACTCTACCCTGATTGCCGAGGATATATGAAAAAAGAAACACCCATGATGGCTCAATACAATAAGATAAAACGGGAAAATCCCGGTGTTATGTTGCTCTTTCGTCTTGGTGATTTTTATGAAATGTTTGGTGATGACGCAAAAGATGCTGCTCGTATTCTCGGAATCACCCTCACAAAGCGAAATCATGGCGGAACAACAGATACCCCCTTGGCAGGGTTTCCACACCATGCCCTTGATAGATATGCGCATAAACTGGTGAAAGCGGGAAAGCGTATTGCCGTATGTGAGCAGATGGAAGATCCGAAAAAGGCCAAGGGGGTTGTAAAGCGGGATGTTGTTGAGATAGTTACGCCCGGTACGGGTATGGATCAGACCTATGTGGCAGATCGGGAGAATACGTACATCGTCTCTCTGTATTTTCATACGAAGGGGTTTGCCTGTGCTATCTGTGATATTTCCACGGGGGAGTTTCAGTGCCAAGACGGTGAATTTTCACTCCTTGAAGAATGTCTTATGCGGGTCGATCCTGCGGAGATTCTTATTCCACAAGGAATGGCAGATTCTGCCCATGAGAAGCGATTAACAGAATGGTTTCCCAAGGCCACACTTTCCTTTGCAGAAACAGGACGATATCGGGTAGATCGGTCACAGCGGGTTATGCAGGAGCATTTTTCCCTCTCTTCTCTTCATGGGCTTGGTTTTGAAGGTCGTGATGAGTTGCTTATCGCTTCTGCAGTATTGCTGGAGTATCTTCGCGATATGAAACGGAACCCTCTACAGCATATTTCAAAGATTGAATTTATGGGTGATTCCCGCTATGCGCAACTTGATCCTGCCTCTATTCGGAATCTTGAAATTATACATCCTCTTTTAGGGGGACAGGAAGGGGGAACCCTTCTTTCTGTGTTAGACAAAACCGTAACTGTTCTTGGGGCGCGCCTTTTAAAAAAGTGGCTTGTACGTCCCTTGCGTATTCCCCGTGAAATAGAAGAGCGGTTAGATGCGGTGGAGTGGTTTAAGGATACTCTCATGGTAACGACGAAAATACGGGAGTTGTTACGACGAGTATATGATCTTGAACGATGTATTACCCGTATTGTATTAGGGCGTGCGTCAGCCCGAGATATTGTTGCCTTGCGAATCTCCCTGGAGCAGTTTCCCCAGCTGTGTGATGCCCTACAGGATGTTCCCTGTGGAGAAATACAAAAATGTACCTCTCTTCTGTCTGGATTTGAGCAATTATGTGAATATATTAGTACCACCCTTGTAGATGATCCACCTGTTTCTTTGCGTGAGGGAGGGCTTATTCGTGCGGGGGTTGATTCTGTACTGGACGAGTATCGCGATATTTCCCATAATGGAAAAGATTGGATTGCACGTTTACAACAGGAAGAGAAGGAGAAAACCGGTATAGACTCACTAAAGGTGGGGTTTAATAAGGTCTTTGGATACTACCTGGAAGTTTCAAAAGTAAATATTGCAAAAGTGCCCGACTACTTTATACGCAAGCAAACCTTAGCAAATTCAGAACGATATATTACTCCTGAGCTGAAAGAAGTAGAAGAGAAGGTCTTAACGGCTGAGGAGAAGAGGGGCGATCTTGAATATGCGCTTTTTACCGAGCTACGTGAGTATATTGCCACGCGCTGTGAAGCTATTCAGGGGGCAGCTCAAGGTATTGCCCGGCTTGATCTTTTTTCTACCCTGGGACATCTCGCCATGGAGAATCAGTATATCCGTCCCTCTATTCGTGAAACGGGAGATCTTCATATTCTTGGGGGACGTCATCCTGTTGTTGAGGAAATGACCGACGCAGCCTTTGTTCCCAATGATACCCATTTCATCGAAGATACGAGTCAGTTTTTTGTAATTACAGGACCGAATATGGCAGGTAAATCTACCTATCTTCGTCAGAATGCCCTTATTGCCCTGATGGCACAGGTTGGGTCCTTTGTTCCAGCGCAGAAAGCTGAGGTTGGCTTGGTGGATAAGTTTTTTACGCGGATTGGTGCTTCGGATAAGCTCGCGCGGGGGCAGAGTACCTTCATGGTTGAGATGATTGAAGTAGCAAATATTCTCCATAATGCTACGGATCAGAGTCTTGTTCTTCTTGATGAAGTTGGCCGGGGTACATCAACCTTTGACGGTATTAGTATTGCTTGGGCTGTGGCGGAGTATCTCCACAATACTCCGGGAAGACGTCCTCGTACCCTTTTTGCCACGCATTACCATGAGCTTACGGAGTTGGCCATGCTCCTTACACGAGTTGAAAATTATCATATTGCTGTACGAAAACATGAAGGCAAGATTCTCTTTCTTCGTAAAATTGAAAAGGGGAGCAGTTCTCATTCTTACGGCATTGAGGTTGCCTCTATTGCGGGCATTCCCGCAGCAGTGACCGATCGTGCGCAGGAGATTATGCAGAATTTAGAATCCATGGAGTTTGATTCATATCACCGTCCACGCCTTGCTCAGGAAACTGAGACAGTTCCCTCGGCAGCGGAAGATCGTGCGGAGATGCAACTTGATTTTCTGCAAGGAGTTGGGGAAGAGCATCCCCTCCTTGAAAAAATACGTCAGATTGATGTTTCCCGTCTCACTCCCTTAGATGCCTTAAACACCTTAGCGGAGATGCAGAATATGCTCTAAAGCAGTTCGTATTTTTTCATCCATCGCCAGAGGGTACTGCGATTTACCGAAAAATGTTCTGCCACGGCGTTTTTATTTCCGCCGTACTGTCGCAGAGCTGCCTCCACCCGTTCTTTGTCGGGTCGTGCGGTACCCGGTGTCGGTTTGGAGGTTCCCCCAAGTCCTTTTTTGCGAATATCCATGGGGATATTAAAAATATCGATATGAGCACCCTCAGCAGTGACAAAGGCATGCTCAATGGCATTCTCCAATTCTCGCACATTTCCCCGCCATGAATATGAGAGAAGAAATTCGAGGGCATTGTCCGTAATACCCCGTATCTTTTTTCCCGTATATCTATTGTATTTCTCAATGAAATGATTGATGAGAAAGGGAATGTCGTCTCTTCGCTCACGAAGAGGAGGTATGTAGAGAGGAAAGACCTTTAATCGATAATAAAAATCTTCCCGGAAAAGCTCTTCTTCAACCAATCTATCAAGATCCCGATTTGTCGCTGCGATAATGCGGACATCGGACTGTATGGGCGTACTGTCTCCCACTGGTTCAAACTCTTTTTCTTGCATAAACCGAAGTAGTTTTACCTGAATCAGGGGTGAAATATCGCCGATCTCATCAAGAAAGAGCGTTCCCCCCCGTGCTCGTTCTATGCGTCCATGTTTATCACGAATTGCTCCGGTGAATGCTCCTTTTACATGCCCAAAAAGCTCGCTTTCAAGGAGGTTTTCCGGAAGGGCTGAGCAGTTTACTGCGACAAAGGGGCCGTCTTTTCGATCGCTATTGGTATGAATTGCCCTGGCAACAAGCTCTTTTCCGGTTCCGCTTTCGCCTTGAATAAGGGTGTTTGCTTGGGAATTCGCCGCAAATTGAATTTGCTGGAATACGCGTTGCATCGCACTGCTTTTTCCAATTAGATCGGGAAGTTCCATGTGGTTGTGCCGTTGGAGACGACGTTCAAGTTCACGTATTTTATCTTCGTGTGCTTTTTCCACGGACATGTCCGTTATGGTTTCCACGGCACCGACAATCTTCCCCTCTTTTTTAATTACCCGTCCGCTCTTGCGAATTGGAATGAGGGTTCCGTCACGTCGTTGTATCGCACATTCGGCGTTATGGATATTGCCGTTTTCAAAAAGGCTGCAGTCTTCTTTATTGCTGCATCGGAGAAAGTCGCATGCAGTTTTTCCGATAATCTCTTCCCGGGAAAACCCGCTGAGGCGTTCGCAGCTTTTATTGCAGTAGCGGATCGTGTTTTCTCGATCAACCAAGATGACTGCTTCTGCCATGGTTTCCAGGACCATATTGAGGCAATCACCGGAAATACTATTTTCTGTATAAAAACAGTCCATGAAATCTCCTATGTCGTACGGCGGGAAGAGGTGGGGAGGGGTGTGCCTTGGCGGCGGTTATACCAAAACAAGAGGATACTGCCGAATAGAATCATTGCTCCACTGAGGGTTTGTCCCCGTGAAAGGTTGAGTATATTCATGCCGATATGCGGATCGGGTTCACGGAGAAATTCAATGCTGAATCGGGCAAGGCCGTAGCCGATCAAGTAGAGGGGGAGCATTTTTTCTTTAAATCGATTGGTTTTGCGGAACAGGTGTAATACACCAAAGAGAAACACGCCTTCGAAAAACGCTTCATACAGCTGTGATGGATGACGAAGGTGGTCTCCTTCCGCAGCAGGGAAATACATGCCCAGGGGGGAATCGGTTACCCTTCCATAGAGTTCACCATTGATAAAATTGCCCAGTCGTCCCCACGTATATCCCAGGGGAAAGGCATAGGCAAGGTTGTTAGAAATGGTGTGGAAAGAAAGATTGTTTCGTTTTGTATAGTAATAAATTGCCACGGCAGCTCCGATGAGTCCACCGTGGTAGGACATCCCGGAGATACCTACAAAGGATCCGTTGCGAAAGGGCATGAAAATTTCACCGGGGCTTGTGGCGTAGTAGGAGAAGTTATAAAAAAGAACATACCCGAGCCGTCCCCCCAAAATAACTCCCAGGATACCGTAGAAAAAGATATCCTCCCACTGCTTTGGGGAGATGGAGAGTTCTTCTTTTTTCTGAAGCTGTCCAATGAGTGCGTAGGTTGTAAGAAATACAAGTATGTACATAAGTCCATAGTATTGTACGGGAAATCCTCCGCCGGAACTGCTGCCAAAGGTGAGAATGTTTTCTCCACCTATGGTAATAAAGGTGGGATCTATCTGCTCGGGGAGGCTGCTCCACCAACTGCGTTGATTCATGGTTTTTCCTTTTTTTGGATAAAAATAGATTTTCCGGTATGGGAAGTGCTGTTCTAAATTTATAAAACTACGGTATGGCGCTTTCTTTTTCTGTCGTTGAGGATATATTTTCCCCTACATTTATTATTGAAAGGTGTGTGTATGCTCCACGGTATACCAAAATATATCTCTTTTTTTGTATTGGCGTTTCCCCTCTTCGCATCTACTTATGTAACAGACTCATTTACCATAAACTTGCGGAGTACTCCTGCTTCTAACGGGCGTATTATTCAAATGTTGCCATCAGGTGAAGCTCTTGAAATACGTGAGCGTCAAGATGAATGGAGTCGGGTGCAAACTGCTTCAGGACGCGAAGGGTGGGTTCTTCATCGATATATTATCTCTCGTGCACCATGGAAGAATCAAGCTGCTGCACAGCAACGACAGCGTGAACGGTATGCGAAGCAACTGGAGAAGGTACGTGATTCCCTTCGTGTTTCTACCAGTGAGCTTGATGCGGTGCAACGCTCTTTTACCCGCTTGAAAGGAGCCTATGATTCTCTTGATACAGAATATCATGCCCTTCGTGATGGATCACAGGAGTATCTTACCTTGCAACATGAGCATGAAGAGGCGCACAAGGAGTTACAACAAACCCTGCAAGAAAATAATGAATTACGGGATGAAAACAACCGTCTTAAGGCTGATAGTAGCAAGGTGTGGGTTCTGGTCGGGGGTGGCATGGTGCTGCTTGGATTTGCCTTAGCTCATGTGCCCCGTAAACAGAAAAAGCGACGGTGGTAGGGTATGGAAACACTTTCTGAACGAATAGGCCGATTACTCCTTCCCTTTGTAGAAAACCCCTCCCGTTACAGCGGGGGCGAGCTGAATATTGCCAAAAAAAATCGGGCTGCGTCATCCCTTTGTGGTGTACTTTGTTTTCCCGAAGTCTATGATATCGGTATGTCTCACTATGGAAGCCAGGTATTATATCATTTGATTAATCGGGAGTCACCGTGGTTTCTTTCCCGGGCTTATATGCCGTGGGAAGATGCTGAAGCCATCATGCGTCGGGAAGATATCCCTTTGTATGCCCTGGAAGATCGGGTTCCTGTGCGTGATGCTGATTGGGTTGGCTTTTCCTTGCAGTATGAACTGCAGTACAGTAATCTTGTAACTATGCTGGAACTGAGCGGAATCCCCGTCTTTTCTCACCAGCGGGGAGAGGATGATCCTCTTATTATTGCAGGTGGACCGGTTACTGCAAATCCAGAGCCCGTTGCTGATTTTATTGATGTATTTCTTCCCGGTGACGGAGAGGAGTCCTTGCCTCGTTTTTGCAGAATCCTTGAAGAGTCAAAGGGAATGTCGCGTAGGGAAATTCTTTCACGGCTTTCCCGGGAACATGGAAATGCCTATGTGCCCGCGCTCCATGAGGTACGACAGAACGGATGCTTTGCTATTACCGCTACAGATCGGCCAATTCCCTCTGCGCGTATTGCGACCCTCCGTGAAGAGGATGTTCCGCGTAAACAAATAGTTCCCCTGGCTGAGGTGGTACATAATACCATGGCTGTGGAGGTGATGCGGGGATGCACACAGGGGTGCCGGTTCTGCAGTGCCGGAATGTACTATCGTCCCGTGCGTGAACGAGCTGTTTCTGGTATTGTCGATCAAATTGAGTATGGGGTAGATGAAACGGGGTGGAATACTGTCACGTGTCTTTCCCTGTCCACGGTGGATTATTCCGAGTTTGGAGACCTTCTGTGTCGTGTGGCAGATATAAAACAGCGGCATGGAACCTCCCTTTCTCTGCCGTCAACTCGTATTGATGCTATCACCTCAGATGAGTTTGCTCTGTTTGACTCCCTTGCGGGAAGCTCCTCCATAACCATAGCACCAGAGGCCGGGAGCGAACGTTTGCGTCGAGTGATAAATAAAAATTTTACCACCGAGACGATTCTCTCTATTGTACGAAAGATCTGTGAAACCCGGGTGAAAACAGTTAAGCTGTACTTTATGGTGGGACTTCCCACGGAAACCATGGATGATATGGATGAGATGATCTATCTCATAGAAGATATACAAAAAATTCTACAGAAACATACTCGAGGGGCACAGCTAAATATATCTCTTTCTCCCTTTTCTCCTAAGCCACATACCCCTTTTCAATGGCATGGATTTGCAGGAAAAGAGGTTATTTTAGAGCGATGTAAGCATGTAAAAGCTCATTTTTATTCAACCCGTTCCGTAAAGGTGAGTTATCGTAATCCCCAGGTTTCGTTTCTGGAGACTGTTCTTTCGCGCGGAGATCGGCGATTAGGGGCTGTAATCTATGGGGCACAGCAGAACGGGGCCCGTTTTGATGGATGGCAAGAGTACTTTTATCTTGACCGCTGGCTTGATGCGGCAGCTGCTGAAGAGCTTGATCTCAGTTCATATGTGTCTGCTCTTCCTGATGAGCAAGCCCTTCCGTGGGATACGATCTCTCAAGGGTTTTCTGAGTTTTTCTTAAAAACAGAACGTGAGCGTGCTTTGAGAGAACTTCCAACTCGTGATTGTCGTTTTGGGTGTGTTTCTTGTGGGGTGTGCGGCCCTAATCTTTCTATGACCTATGCCCCCAAAGAACAGAAGGCTTCTCCCACGGAGGCGTTACAGGCCTTACATCACGATACCGAGGAAGGGATGCATGAAACAACCCGTGTGCGGGTTTGGTATGCAAAGCAGGAATCACTCCGTTTTTTGCCCCACCAAAGTATGGTAAATAGCATTATTCGAGGGTTCAATGCTGCGGGAGTGCCCGTTGCTTTTTCCCAGGGTATGCGTCCCCGTCCTAAGTTCTCCTTTGGGCCTCCGCTTCCGCAGGGGGCGTGTGGAGACAATGAGCTTTTTGACGTTACTGTGCGTGCGGGATATCCTCTTTGTCTTGCATCCGTGGCAAAATATCTCCCTCATGGTTTGGTGCTGAAACATACAGAGACCGTGGAGAAGAAGGCTCCTGCTCTCAATAGTCTTGTGGTACAGGCCGATTGGCATATCACGGCGGCAGCACCCTCTCTCGAAGTTTCCGATATTACCGCAGCGGTTACTCAGTTTTACTCTGAAGAATCTCTTGTAGTTGTGCGTACACGAAAAAATAAGAAAAATCGTACCATTGATGTAAAACCTTTGGTGCGGAATCTTCGTCAGGAAAAGCGAGATCTCTTTGTTACCCTGTCAGCAGAACCGGGTAATTCATGCAAGCCATCGGAATTCCTTGCGGTCCTTTTTCCCCATCATAGATTCAGTGACTTTCGTGTGATACGAACAGCACTCTATGGGCCCGAAGGTTCATTGTAAAAAAAGGGGCGGTGATTGTCACGCGCCCCGGTAAGAATAGTCAGTATGACTTGTTTTAAAAGCCGCCACGAAACTCAGCTGCGATGGTCGGTTTTTCTGCATCATAGGCAGAAAAGAAACCAAGGGCAAACTCAACGTTATCGTTGAGCTCTACACATGAGCTAATGCCGTATAGTACGGGGGTATCTTCTATTCCCGTAAGACGTTCCCGATCTCCTGTTTTGAGCAGTTCAGTCTCAACTTGCACATATCGCACCATTCCCGGAAGAGGAATGTTTGCGCCGAGAAGCACTGGTGCGTAGGCGTCGAGATCTTCGTGAAGATCTTTTACACCAGTTTCCGCAAAAAGTGTGACCTGTGACGGAAGAGTGTAGGCCGTATTAAGGGCAAGACTATGGATCACGTCCATGTCATCATCATAAACTTTATCAAAGATGTTGCTTTTATAGCCAAGGCCCACTTCAAGATTTTCCATGGGCGTGACATCAAACCATGTTCGGAGATTCCCCGTGTTAAGGTTTGCGGAGGTGGCTTCTAAGAGCACCGTAAGGGAGGCCATATCCATCTGTTTTTCCAAGGAGAGGAAATTTGCAAAGATGCCTTTCCCAAGAAACCCGCTACCGTGAATTCCTTCATCAATATAATTTCCAAAGATCTTTCCTTCTGTTTCGGAAATGAGGTCTCTTCCAATGGTAAGGTTAAGCATATCTCCGTCATATCGGTACAGGGCGCGTCGTATTTGCACTCTCTCCATGGAGAATTCTTGCATATTTTCCATGTCCATGATTGTGTCCTGCCCTACAATGGTAGTGTCTTCATAGGGGATGTAGATGGGGAATGTCCCCGGACCTTGAATAACTTGATATCCCTGATGAAATTCCATAACATCAACGGTTTTCATGCCGGGGCCGCGGAAGTCGTGGCCAAATCCTTCAGGATAGAATCGTAGCATTACATCTACAGAGTGGCGTCCTGACTCCACCACTCCGCCCAAGTCTAGGCGACCAAACCAGTTATCCAGATTATCACTACGATCATTATCATAGAGATCTTTTTGTGCTTGAATAACTACCGATCCGGTAGGAGAGAACTCAAGCTGGGGTTGCTGTGCAGAAATGGTTGCGATCATGACCAAACAAACGATTACTGCTTTTACCATAGGGCACTCCTTAGTTATGGGTTTACTTATTTATTTGCATAGTATCATCTTAGGTGGCTGAATGCAAGAACAATCTTCTTTTTTTACTGATATTAGAGTGAACGTAACAAATTCTTGGACTAAAAACTTCGAAGGAGTGCCGTTTTTGCCGGTACTATTCGTACTCTGTATAGTGTATATTTATAGAGTATACAAGAGAAGACTTACATGGGGGGAATTATGAAATTATTTCTTGTTGTGGGGATATTGTTTTTGACCAACGCCTGTTACACTCAAGTGGGCTATTCGGGGAGGGCACCGCGTACGGCCCAGAGCCGCACTGCTGACACAATTGCTCCGGAGGAGGGAAGAGATACGGCAGAGTATGAAGTGATACGGTCGCAAGAGACAGCCCCGCGTGATACGGTGATTATCCGTGAGCGCGATCGCGAGGTGTGGATTTGGCGTGAGGACCCGTGGGGCAGATGGGAGCTTCGTCGATATGATCAACACAGCCCCTATTGGCGCTACTACAGTAGTTCTTTTCGCTATGGATATCGGGGTGTGTCGTATCCCCGATATTGGTATGATCCATGGTATTATGGGAGGGGCAGACGGGATACTCTTGTAATTATTGACCGCGATACGGATGATGAATCATCTTCTTCGTCTCAGTATTATAGCCCTGGGAGTGGCGGTGAGAGCAGAGAGCCTGCGTCTCGCAGTTCATCGCGGGATAGCAGTAGAGAGCAGCCACGGAGTGAACCGCGAGAGGGTGATACTTCGCGAGATGTTCGGGATAGTCGTCGAGGAAGGGGGAGATAATGAAGATTGCCATATCTATACTTATCATGGTACTTGTCCTGTGGGCCGATGACCCCTTACTCTACAGATGGGGTGTCGGTGCTCGTGCGCAGGCTCTCGGTGGTGCCTACACGGCTATAGCAGCAGATCATTCTGCTTTCTGGTATAATCCAGCAGGGCTTGCCTATATTCCCTTTAGCGAGCTTCAGGGGTCTCTTCGGGGGGGGCGGCGAGAAAAAACAACGCGGTTTGACGGGGCAGATTTTTCTGATCATATGACTCCTATCGGGCTCGGTTCTATTTCCTATGTCCGTTCATTTCCCGTTCTGCAGGGAGGGTTGGCGTATAGTATTTCTCTTTCATCGCCGGAAACCATGGGAGATGTTTATGATGTGCAGGGCTATGACCGCTATGGCGGGTTTCCCGATACGAGCGTGTATCTAGATGGGGCGGGAAATGTGCAGGTCTTGGAGCGTGGCGATTCTGTCTATTTTAGCTCTTTGGATTTTCTCAGTACAGGTGATCTCTACTACCTGACCACGGCCGTTGGTGCGCAGATATCGCATGGGGTCGGTGTTGGTCTTTCTCTTTCTCTTGTGATGGGTGAGGAGGAACAGAGTTTTAAAAATGTGTTTAATATGGTAGGACATCCCTACAACTTTGAGAACTCTCTTCAGGAAAACGAGCGATCCTTTTTCGGATATGATGCTCGGGTGGGTATGATGGTGTCTCCTGACCCTCGTTATTCTGTTGGGATGACCGTGGTTCTTCCGCAGGTTATTACCATGGAGCAAACGCACCGTTTTTATAATAGTGTGTCGGGGTCGTATGTACGTGATGCTTTATTTTTCGATACGGCTAAGCTCTATCGCCCTCTGCGTATTAAGGGGGGAGCAGCGCTCTTTCTTCCTTCACTGACCCTGTCGGTACAGGCAGAAGCGTCAGCTCCGCTGAGTTCGGTTCGATCTGGAGAGCCAGGGTCCTATTGGAAGGG contains these protein-coding regions:
- a CDS encoding bacteriohemerythrin; protein product: MSTLMLKWDDSFCVGDVFIDSEHQILFTLAQHLREQEGRLTAEQVKQYVQLILEYTQVHFRHEEDLLRQIEWEHIKEHRKTHRHIIDTMKELIRTNRDIRVLQEKMRAFVNAWVLEHIVQKDSLFKQSLIEKRGFFTL
- a CDS encoding sigma-54 interaction domain-containing protein, yielding MDCFYTENSISGDCLNMVLETMAEAVILVDRENTIRYCNKSCERLSGFSREEIIGKTACDFLRCSNKEDCSLFENGNIHNAECAIQRRDGTLIPIRKSGRVIKKEGKIVGAVETITDMSVEKAHEDKIRELERRLQRHNHMELPDLIGKSSAMQRVFQQIQFAANSQANTLIQGESGTGKELVARAIHTNSDRKDGPFVAVNCSALPENLLESELFGHVKGAFTGAIRDKHGRIERARGGTLFLDEIGDISPLIQVKLLRFMQEKEFEPVGDSTPIQSDVRIIAATNRDLDRLVEEELFREDFYYRLKVFPLYIPPLRERRDDIPFLINHFIEKYNRYTGKKIRGITDNALEFLLSYSWRGNVRELENAIEHAFVTAEGAHIDIFNIPMDIRKKGLGGTSKPTPGTARPDKERVEAALRQYGGNKNAVAEHFSVNRSTLWRWMKKYELL
- a CDS encoding TIGR04211 family SH3 domain-containing protein — translated: MLHGIPKYISFFVLAFPLFASTYVTDSFTINLRSTPASNGRIIQMLPSGEALEIRERQDEWSRVQTASGREGWVLHRYIISRAPWKNQAAAQQRQRERYAKQLEKVRDSLRVSTSELDAVQRSFTRLKGAYDSLDTEYHALRDGSQEYLTLQHEHEEAHKELQQTLQENNELRDENNRLKADSSKVWVLVGGGMVLLGFALAHVPRKQKKRRW
- a CDS encoding methyl-accepting chemotaxis protein, translating into MSTAIDSIYSTNEELEQYTDIRDAVENINGVLDEYVDQTSHDVPVYLKELSDSYKKTAHRGYSYEEENLEQILLYLVLEKGDEYIAYMQESFIPAVEEHHDILNMMVSAQLGYEYNQEELSPLLNRSEIALGREGRREHRKRIALLRPLEKLIERRLDISSQRVENSIFYSSVFLEYGRGGFLAVMLIIPFLAVLTIRFVSRSIIQRIALLSTSIDSISGGDIAVSIDDSGKKDEIGIMISSVKAMQAALQEKSRCIEALSAGDWSVSAPFASQDDRVSKSLETLIQSMRALFEDIQSSADTVQSGSAQISEASQDLSEGATNSAANIEEINSSITEIGSQAKTNAENGEKARSIAEDTNTKAQEGSSWMNDMVSSMEEIEISSEKIRKVTKIIEDIAFQTNLLALNAAVEAARAGQHGKGFAVVAEEVRSLASRSGKAARETRELIESSGEKVRGGSEIAEKTSTMLDEIVTGVGELSQVIGKISEASKEQSTGVEEIGASLHDVDDIVQQNAASSEETASAAQELSSQAEELKALVGKFILRRGE
- the lgt gene encoding prolipoprotein diacylglyceryl transferase; the encoded protein is MNQRSWWSSLPEQIDPTFITIGGENILTFGSSSGGGFPVQYYGLMYILVFLTTYALIGQLQKKEELSISPKQWEDIFFYGILGVILGGRLGYVLFYNFSYYATSPGEIFMPFRNGSFVGISGMSYHGGLIGAAVAIYYYTKRNNLSFHTISNNLAYAFPLGYTWGRLGNFINGELYGRVTDSPLGMYFPAAEGDHLRHPSQLYEAFFEGVFLFGVLHLFRKTNRFKEKMLPLYLIGYGLARFSIEFLREPDPHIGMNILNLSRGQTLSGAMILFGSILLFWYNRRQGTPLPTSSRRTT
- the mutS gene encoding DNA mismatch repair protein MutS → MKKETPMMAQYNKIKRENPGVMLLFRLGDFYEMFGDDAKDAARILGITLTKRNHGGTTDTPLAGFPHHALDRYAHKLVKAGKRIAVCEQMEDPKKAKGVVKRDVVEIVTPGTGMDQTYVADRENTYIVSLYFHTKGFACAICDISTGEFQCQDGEFSLLEECLMRVDPAEILIPQGMADSAHEKRLTEWFPKATLSFAETGRYRVDRSQRVMQEHFSLSSLHGLGFEGRDELLIASAVLLEYLRDMKRNPLQHISKIEFMGDSRYAQLDPASIRNLEIIHPLLGGQEGGTLLSVLDKTVTVLGARLLKKWLVRPLRIPREIEERLDAVEWFKDTLMVTTKIRELLRRVYDLERCITRIVLGRASARDIVALRISLEQFPQLCDALQDVPCGEIQKCTSLLSGFEQLCEYISTTLVDDPPVSLREGGLIRAGVDSVLDEYRDISHNGKDWIARLQQEEKEKTGIDSLKVGFNKVFGYYLEVSKVNIAKVPDYFIRKQTLANSERYITPELKEVEEKVLTAEEKRGDLEYALFTELREYIATRCEAIQGAAQGIARLDLFSTLGHLAMENQYIRPSIRETGDLHILGGRHPVVEEMTDAAFVPNDTHFIEDTSQFFVITGPNMAGKSTYLRQNALIALMAQVGSFVPAQKAEVGLVDKFFTRIGASDKLARGQSTFMVEMIEVANILHNATDQSLVLLDEVGRGTSTFDGISIAWAVAEYLHNTPGRRPRTLFATHYHELTELAMLLTRVENYHIAVRKHEGKILFLRKIEKGSSSHSYGIEVASIAGIPAAVTDRAQEIMQNLESMEFDSYHRPRLAQETETVPSAAEDRAEMQLDFLQGVGEEHPLLEKIRQIDVSRLTPLDALNTLAEMQNML